A single region of the Enterobacteriaceae endosymbiont of Donacia tomentosa genome encodes:
- the groL gene encoding chaperonin GroEL (60 kDa chaperone family; promotes refolding of misfolded polypeptides especially under stressful conditions; forms two stacked rings of heptamers to form a barrel-shaped 14mer; ends can be capped by GroES; misfolded proteins enter the barrel where they are refolded when GroES binds), translating into MAAKDVKFGNDARVKMLRGVNVLADAVKITLGPKGRNVVLDKSFGAPAITKDGVTVAREIELEDKFENMGAQMVKEVASKANDVAGDGTTTASVLAQSIVSEGLKAVAAGMNPMDLKRGIDKAVIAAVEELKTISVPCSDSKSIAQVGTISANADETVGALIAQAMERVGKEGVITVEEGTGLQDELDVVEGMQFDRGYLSPYFINKSESGTVELDNPYLLLVDKKLSNIREMLPVLEMVAKASKSLLIIAEDVDGEALATLVVNTMRGVVKVAAVKAPGFGDRRKAMLQDIAILTGGNVISEEIGLELEKTTLDDLGQAKRIVINKDTTTIIDGMGKQNAISGRVNQIRQELDEATSDYDREKLQERVAKLAGGVAVLKVGAATEVEMKEKKARVEDALHATRAAVEEGVVAGGGVALVRVAAKLMNLIGQNEDQNMGIKVALRAMEAPLRQIVSNAGEEPSVVANNVKDGHGNYGYNAANEEYGDMIKFGILDPTKVTRSALQYSASVAGLMITTECMVTDLPKDEKSEISNTPPGGMSGGMGGMM; encoded by the coding sequence ATGGCAGCTAAAGACGTAAAATTTGGTAATGATGCACGTGTAAAAATGTTACGAGGTGTAAACGTACTAGCGGATGCAGTAAAAATTACCCTTGGTCCTAAAGGAAGAAATGTTGTACTAGATAAATCATTTGGTGCTCCAGCAATAACTAAAGATGGAGTAACAGTTGCTAGAGAAATAGAATTAGAAGATAAATTTGAAAATATGGGAGCACAAATGGTCAAGGAAGTAGCTTCTAAAGCTAATGATGTAGCAGGAGATGGTACAACAACAGCTAGCGTATTAGCACAATCTATTGTAAGTGAAGGATTAAAAGCTGTTGCTGCTGGCATGAATCCTATGGATTTAAAACGTGGTATAGATAAAGCTGTGATCGCTGCAGTGGAAGAATTAAAAACTATTTCTGTACCTTGTTCAGATTCCAAATCTATTGCACAAGTAGGGACAATTTCTGCTAATGCTGATGAAACAGTAGGTGCCTTAATTGCTCAAGCAATGGAAAGAGTTGGAAAAGAAGGAGTTATTACTGTTGAAGAAGGGACTGGATTACAAGATGAATTAGATGTTGTTGAAGGTATGCAATTTGATAGAGGGTATTTATCTCCATACTTCATTAATAAATCAGAATCAGGTACTGTAGAACTTGATAATCCTTATTTGCTTTTAGTAGATAAAAAACTTTCTAATATTCGTGAAATGTTACCTGTGTTAGAAATGGTAGCAAAAGCAAGTAAATCATTACTAATTATTGCAGAAGATGTGGATGGAGAAGCTTTAGCAACTTTAGTAGTAAATACAATGCGTGGTGTAGTCAAAGTAGCAGCAGTTAAAGCTCCTGGATTTGGAGATCGTCGTAAAGCTATGTTACAAGATATTGCTATACTTACAGGTGGCAATGTAATTTCTGAAGAAATTGGCTTAGAATTAGAAAAAACAACATTGGATGATCTTGGACAAGCAAAACGTATTGTTATAAATAAAGATACAACAACAATTATAGATGGCATGGGTAAACAAAATGCTATTTCAGGACGTGTAAATCAAATTAGACAAGAACTAGATGAAGCTACTTCAGATTATGATCGTGAAAAACTTCAAGAAAGAGTAGCTAAATTAGCTGGTGGGGTTGCTGTATTAAAAGTTGGTGCTGCAACTGAAGTCGAAATGAAGGAAAAAAAAGCTAGAGTAGAAGATGCATTACATGCAACTAGAGCTGCTGTAGAAGAAGGTGTTGTTGCTGGTGGTGGTGTAGCTTTAGTACGTGTAGCAGCTAAATTAATGAATTTAATTGGTCAAAATGAAGATCAAAATATGGGAATAAAAGTTGCTTTAAGAGCAATGGAAGCACCCTTACGTCAAATAGTATCTAATGCAGGTGAAGAACCATCTGTTGTTGCAAATAATGTTAAAGATGGACATGGTAATTATGGTTATAATGCTGCTAATGAAGAATATGGTGATATGATTAAATTTGGAATTTTAGACCCAACTAAAGTTACTAGATCAGCATTACAATATTCAGCTTCGGTTGCGGGTCTTATGATTACTACAGAATGTATGGTTACAGATTTACCGAAAGATGAAAAATCAGAAATATCTAATACACCTCCAGGTGGTATGAGTGGTGGTATGGGTGGTATGATGTAA
- a CDS encoding co-chaperone GroES, with amino-acid sequence MNIRPLHDRVIVKRKEVESKTAGGIVLTGSAAGKSTRGEVLAVGKGRILDNGVIKPLDVKKGDIIIFNDGYSVKTEKIDNEEILIMSESDILAIVKE; translated from the coding sequence ATGAATATTCGTCCATTACACGATCGAGTTATTGTGAAACGTAAAGAAGTTGAATCTAAAACTGCAGGAGGAATTGTTTTAACAGGTTCTGCAGCAGGAAAATCTACACGAGGAGAAGTACTAGCAGTAGGAAAAGGACGTATATTAGATAACGGAGTGATAAAACCTTTAGATGTGAAAAAAGGTGACATAATCATATTTAATGATGGTTATAGTGTTAAAACAGAAAAAATTGATAATGAAGAAATTTTAATAATGTCTGAAAGTGATATTTTAGCTATTGTTAAAGAATAA
- a CDS encoding outer membrane beta-barrel protein, with protein sequence MKKKTFIIIIIIMIIGVNNSFANAYFNKNNSYWYLGSKLGLSKYNNLNLFGNDIDNENYNEINKLGSGFFLGFQENRFLSFEIEYDWFGKLIKNINESNIINIFQSEGIQLTTKITYPIIENLDIYTRFGNIITRTKNIQKNKEQKINSIFFNASPILAIGSEYKTNNNWFYRFEYQWIHKIGDNKNLGQETSNSMFVLGLKYSFHNQDYYSSKRIPHHFKKYKNNNHNNINLKSRVYFKFDDFRLQIKGKKILNKLIIQANKNKRKQKIYNRKILILGHYDFFGNKKYNFLLAQKRINSIINYLYHKNIHLKKKNISIKILGNKKINKNCNRIRNFNLLKKCLYLDRYVEISIFYTKINKNNFFVKKLYKREKKLKNPTFNNCFRRYFICLRRHY encoded by the coding sequence ATGAAAAAAAAAACTTTTATAATCATAATCATAATTATGATAATAGGTGTAAACAATAGTTTTGCTAATGCTTATTTCAATAAGAATAATAGTTATTGGTATTTAGGTTCCAAATTAGGTTTGTCTAAATATAATAATCTTAATTTATTTGGGAATGATATTGATAATGAAAATTATAATGAAATTAATAAATTAGGTTCTGGATTTTTTTTAGGATTTCAAGAAAATCGTTTTTTAAGTTTTGAAATTGAATATGATTGGTTTGGAAAATTAATAAAAAATATTAATGAGTCAAATATAATTAATATTTTTCAGTCTGAAGGTATACAATTAACTACTAAAATAACTTATCCGATAATTGAAAATTTGGATATATATACTAGGTTTGGAAATATCATTACAAGAACGAAAAATATACAAAAGAATAAAGAACAAAAAATAAATAGTATTTTTTTTAATGCAAGTCCAATATTAGCAATTGGTAGTGAATATAAAACTAATAATAATTGGTTTTATCGGTTTGAATATCAATGGATACACAAAATTGGGGATAATAAAAATTTAGGACAAGAAACAAGTAATTCTATGTTTGTTTTAGGACTAAAATATTCTTTTCATAATCAAGATTATTATTCCTCAAAAAGAATACCACATCATTTTAAAAAATATAAAAACAATAATCATAATAATATTAATTTAAAATCTAGAGTATATTTTAAATTTGATGATTTTCGTTTGCAAATTAAAGGAAAAAAAATATTAAATAAATTAATAATTCAAGCAAATAAAAATAAAAGAAAACAAAAAATCTATAATAGAAAAATATTAATATTAGGACATTATGATTTTTTTGGCAACAAAAAATATAATTTTTTATTAGCACAAAAAAGAATCAATTCAATAATAAATTATTTATATCATAAAAATATTCATTTAAAAAAAAAAAATATATCTATTAAAATTTTGGGTAATAAAAAAATTAACAAAAACTGTAATAGGATAAGAAATTTTAATTTATTAAAAAAATGTTTATACTTAGATCGTTATGTTGAAATTAGTATTTTTTACACAAAAATAAATAAAAATAATTTTTTTGTAAAAAAACTTTATAAAAGAGAGAAAAAATTAAAAAATCCCACTTTTAATAATTGTTTTAGACGGTACTTTATATGCCTAAGAAGACATTATTAA